In Salvia miltiorrhiza cultivar Shanhuang (shh) chromosome 4, IMPLAD_Smil_shh, whole genome shotgun sequence, the DNA window GATCGACTGTGGTAAAAGCAAACACGTCGGCATTGCGCCGCAAGCATTCTATCATTTTTTTCTTCAGGGATGGAGACATCTCAGTTCCCACCCGAGTAGTGAAACCTGTCTTTCCTGGGAATAGCTCCATCAACATACATCTGTCATCAGTTGAAATCATTGGTTGCTTTTCGGGAAACCTCCCGATCTCCTCTATCTCAGCTTGTTTGGCTGTGTTTCCCGAGCTTCCTCCAGCTCTGGCGATCTTCTCCGCTGGCCCTCCTTGCCAACTCTGTGTTCTTTTGGAGCCAACCGGGGCCGTTAAGCTTTTGACAAAACACCACTCTTTTGATGTGATTTGACTCCCAATCACTCCCCCAACCCTGTCATTTTCAAGCGAAAATTTCATCTTCAGGTGGTACATAGAGATCACGGCCTGAAAAGCATTCAACGCAGGCCGCCCAATGATGATATTATAACTTGGTTTTGGAAAATCTACCACTAAAATTTTTAGGATACGAGTTCGCGAGGCCCATTCCTTTCCCCACGTCATTGGTAGCTCCAACGATCCTAGCGGTAAAATAGATTCTCCCGTAAAATCATACAGTAGATTGCCTAGCAGTTTCAAGGTGGCATCTAGAGCCATCGCTATCAAACGGTCTTTGTATATTATATTCAGAGCGCTACCCAAATCTACAAATATGCGATGCACAGTGCAATACGCTACATCCACAGATAAGACTAAAGCGTCATCATGTGGGTGAACCAGCCCGGCGTGATCCTCCGGCCCGAAAGAACTACTCGGCTCCCTAGCAACGCTACGAACACTCATGACCTGACTGGGCATAATTCCAACCTTGCACGAACGAATGTTTTGCTTCCGCGCCCTATTGGATATGGGCCCGTTTTCTTCATCAATAATCATATGCACTTGCCTCTTTTCCTCGCGGGGCGGAGGAGCAGCCTTGTGATCATCTCCCTGGTTTCATTGTTCTCTCCCAGCCCTGGGATTATAATCATTGCCCTGCAGGTATGGTGGTGGTGTCTGTTTTACGAACTGATCTAGTCTTCCTTGCCTTACCAAAATTTCTAACTGATGGCGAAGGTGCCCACAATACTTTGTAGGGTGTCCGTAATGATTATGGTATTGGCAGAGCAGACCATTCGGTTCAAGCTTAGGAGCCCCCGCAGCGAAGTCTCACGGAGCCCTAAACCAAGGTTCATTCTTGATTAAGTGAAAAATCTCCTCTTGAGGTTTGTTCAGCGGGGTTTGATCAGTAAATCGATTAACGTTATTCACTCCTCTATAAGTTTGCTCATTGCGAGCGGGCTGGTATGCTGGCTGCGCCTCTTCCGGCAGCACTCATGGTGGCAATCCCCTGTACGGTGCTCTCCTTGCGGACGAGTGTCTGATGACTCAGCTCTGCTTTCCACTTTCTTGGGCTTATTGCCACTGTATTCTGTCTTTCAAGCAGCTCTAGCTTCCTCAAGTTGTATGTACCCCGAGAGCCGGGCCAGGATGTCATCAAAGTCCCGCGGTTGCTTTACTTGCAAGTTATTAAAGAAAGCTCCAGGTCGTAAACCATGTATAAAGGCATAGCCCTTAATTTGAGATGCCTTGGTGAAACGAGCGGCAAACTCCTTCATAGTCTCGGTAGGTTCTTGTTTTAAGTTCATCAATGACATAACAGTTTTCGCAGCACGCTTAGAACTTGCGAATTGGCACATGAAGGCGTTATGTAACTGTTCAAAAGAATGAACCACTGCTAAGCCATCCCAGTCAGTGTAGTGGAGAAGATTCTACATTTAATCCCTTTCGTATACTGATGTAACGTGATCATAGTTTCAAATCTTGCCATATGCACCTCCGGGTCATCGGATCCATCGTACTCCATGTTAATGGGTTTATAATGACGCGACAATGGATCTGCCAAGATGTAGTCTGAAAACGGACTTGACCCTGCCCTAGCAACAGATTCAGGATAGTACTGGTGACGACGACTTTCTCTTTTTCCCTCACCTGGAAAGCACTGACTGGTACGCTTACGCTTACTTTCGCCAGCCCTGCTGGCATGTTTGTTTTTCTCCTTCAGATGAACATGCCGATACTGGTGACTCTCGGCCCTAGAGTGGGTGGAATCCTCATACCGTCCCCTTTTTCTTGAGACAGCCCTGGTTTAATCTTTCTCTTTTTCCTCAATCACTTCTTCCAATTCTTGGAGGTTTCGTTGCATAGCTGAGATCTTCCTTGTAACTGGACTGGATCCTCCAACGCTGTGGCCTTCTCTCGTCGTTCTGTGACAGGTCTAGTTTGACTGGAAGTGTCCCCAATATCCTCAATACCCTCCATATCTCCCGGGAACAAAGGTCCCTGACGACGCATATTCCTGACTTTTTCAGCCTTGGCCTCTCCCGCTCCTTGTAGGGGAATAAGGATAGTGCTTTTTACCAAGGGTGGTGGATTTTCAGTTGATAGTACCCCAGGAATAGTTTGAGTTGGCAACCCTGAAGTCCTTAGCCCTGCGATTGTTGATAGCCCCAAGTTTAACGGTGGTGCTAACATTCCCAATGCCTGTCTCATGCAGGCTTAGCTTAGAAAAGACAGCATCTGTTCAGTGATGGTGACATTAACCAGTCCCGTTCCCTGCGCAATCGATCCCTGTTCAATTGGAGTCACCTACAGCCCTGACAGAACAGGCCTGAGTGGGCCAATTGGTGTGAAGTCCTTAATCCTGATTCCCTCATTAGTTACGGTAGCAGCTGTATTAGGAGCAGGATCCCTGCCCTCTCCCGCGAAATCCCTCATCAGATTTTTTATGATGTTTGTGTCCTCCATGACCTGTGAAAACAAAGTTAAAAATCCTGAAAATAATAAGATAAGGTAAATTCCCCAGTAAATACGTATTCTTATTTGCAGAGAAAGCAGCTCATAATTCCCATGAAGAACTCCCATAAGAAGACCAGTTTCCCCTCGATACAGAGATCATGCAAGAAATTTCCAAGAAATCTGATGGATCTGAGGGATCTCTGCCGCAAATAAAGCGACAGAAAAACCCAATCCTGAAAATTCCATAGATCTACAAACAAAAGACTCCCAACACCACAAGAGATATGAATTTAAACGAAAATCAGGGCAACGAACAGCATACCAACACGAAAAATAcgtaaaatttgaaattatctAATATGCACGTAAAATTAGGAGGACCCAAGCAATCACCCAACCACGGAGCCGATCAAAACACCCGAAAACACCCACAAATAAATGTATGTGCCCATCAGACCCAAATTCTCGGCAAAGATATACAACTTTTGCCAAGAATTTCGAACAAGCAAAGTTCATGCATGAATTTCTTCAGGTCTTAAACTCGATCCGAATTTTCCACTGACGACGCCAGTTGATGTGCTCGAATTTTACACCCTTAAATCTTACGAAGAGATGAATTCCCCTGTGGTGTGTGAGGGATCGAGAAGAAAGTCAGAATTGCTAAAGCCGGAGAAGGAGAAATTATGTTAAGTGTTTTAATAGCGTGTGTTACATGTATGACTGCATCTCCTATTTATAGACATATACAATAGGGGTAAATTAGTAATTACACGAATGATAGTGACCCCGGCATTAGGAGAAATCTTCGAAGTTGTTATTGATCAGTTACGCTCCCCGCTCTTCCCAGCACTGCGGGTGTGCCAGCCCTGAATCTTTCCTCCCGACTATGCCAGCCCTGCCCAAGTCCTGGTGTTGCCTCTTCCCTGCTTCATTGCAGACTTGACCCTCTGCCCACTCTCCTCTTCCCTGACCATGTCAGCCCTGACACCTATGGCGTCTGAATCCTCTCTTATTGGCCCTAAAGCTTCTGCTCCTCATGTTTTCCCCCCGAAATACTATTCAAGCTCTTTTTCTCACTTTCATTCCCAGCGCTGACGACTCCGATGCTGTCAGGTTTACCCTatacatattttactcctcatcagattcttcctctgtccacgaaaagtATGTAAATTTTACCATTTTTTGTGTTCACCAAAAGTATGgcactttcctttttaggacATGACCCCACATTTTTCATTAACTTTTATCCTTATAAATActccttatttacaaaaaaaccatctcaaattcaatctcaatcacacatctcataaaatggtgggaccctttctcactacataaaaatcctcacaaattttattaaaacctatGCCCAGCAAAAGTGTTGTACTTTTGGTGGACCGGGGGGAGTAATTTTAATGTATGTAAATGATAGTACTTTGTAGattgtattttttataaaataaatgatatatgataaatgacactttaatgcacacaaatgacacttttaatgcaCACAAATTATACTTTCGAATGAAACTATAAATGATACTTAGCaaataataagttaaaaaatcgataatgaaaaactaaaaacattaaaataaaagagcGTTCGCTTATTTTtgtttaacacgccgcaagtgtacgggtgcaattgagTATAACATCAAGCAAGGGCGTATTCCACAGAGATTGATTCCTAATGATTACTATCATAAATTATTGTCCTCTATTTGgatgacataaaataagatttgatttttaacaattttataaaaataaaattaaaaaagtagGTAAAGGGTAAAACTATGAAGAATAAATATCCCAGGGCTATGGTTTCAACATATTTAGAAAATCAAACAAATCCAATTCAATAATTCAATGACAAGTTCTTCCTAAGATAATCTCAAAATTAGTCTATACCCACTACCGTGACATACAAACCCTGGATTACATGTAAGGCTACCGTCTCCAGATCACTCTTAAACAtataactcctaaaagttcatAGGATTAAAGTCCTCACACAAGTTTCAAGTTCATTTGACTAATATTGACAAGcatgttctatgttcttagttctgGCAATAAtaatcatctcccgatatcaaattaatgcCAATTATCATGCAAAATTTGtggtcaatcaataaagcaaacaataagCACAAGAGCACAAAAGGATAAAACAAGtcttgattaattgaattaaataaagtCAGGAAACCATCATCAGTTTACTACCAAAACCCTAGGATAAAAGATTACCAGCCACACATAGACACACGAACTAGCAATGAATaatcaagaataaataaatcatcCAACAATTAAAACCCGTAAAGTTGTGATTAATCTACAATTCTTACTTCCAATCTTCGGGTTTGTCGTCTCTTCAAGTTCTCTAAGTGTAAATATAAGCAAAGGTAAAGGCTAGAGTGTTTATCTTAAAGCTTTCAAGGGTTATTTATAGGTTAGGATGTCAACCACAAtacagagctcgaaaatactgataaaagcaaaaaaaattcaaaaaaatgcGGACAAAACAGAGAGATTGGCGACCGGACTAAGAAATCGGCGATCGTTGTTTTTCGGCCGTCGTTTTCCACTACTACGCGTGACTTTTTTTTATTTCGGCCATATCTCATTCGTCCGATCTCCGATTTGCGATCTATTTGCGCCCACAAACTCGTATcaagatgatctacaacttttatttcaaaccattcttccaaattcttctTCAATATTTCTGTAAATTCGCTCAAACAACCAGGAAGTTACAAGTTCTCGACAATAAACTAATATACACTCAAATAAAcaatcaaacacacaaaatcttcacaactaagcatcaaataTGACATACCAAGAggcaaaaatgcatgtttatcaaagAAAAGACtaaaagaataataaataattaaaaaatttaaaaaattggacaaaagattagaaaaaaaaatctgagcaaaagaaattaaaaataaataaaaaaaatagaataaaagaaaagaCTACAAAAATTGATAAATATGCTAAAATTGAAAATGGAACACACAACATGTAGGTAATAAACCATGAATGTAACCAACTCAGCTACATGTTATTTTGGTAATTAAACTCattcatttaatttatatagctAACTAATACTTCTTCCGTTTCAGTtaaattgatcaatttatttTCGATACgagatttaaaaaattagtattttaaatGTATGCGGATGTTTCATTGCTTGTATTTATTCCATATTagaaaattgatcaacttagttGAGACGatccaaaaaataatattgatcAATGTATGTGGGGCTGAGGGAGTACTATCTATGTCCCGTCAACTAAAAGTGTATCACAATTACCTGATTTGGGTtcacaaaaaaatatactcccttcgtccatgaaagaactttccaGGAGGGAGTAGCacggattttaaaaaaaaatattgttgagtgtattgaaagaggataaaaggtagttgagtgtattgggagtggtgaaaatatgttataattaatattgagagttgtgacaagtgaaaagtaaaaggattataagtggtggggtatagtcaaaaaataggtaggaagttcttttgtggacgtcccaaaaaggaaagataggaagttctttcgtgtaCGAAGGGAGTACTTTATTTTTGACATGacattactttttctttttacatGACATGACATCACATTTATATTgacattttacaaaaaatagtatgtggtccctatCTTTTCTATACACATCAAATAAATAGCTCCTACACACTTTATACTTTTAACCCTTTATGCTTAATCTTCTTGCCCAAAATAAATGTGCCGAGAcaagtggaacggagggagtattttcttaaaactcgtgtccatCAAGAGTGGTACACTCTTtatggatgaagggagtataaaatatggGCTGAGCGCACCTTGAGGCGGAGCCTTGAGGAGTGTGCCTAATGATAGTGATTAATGgattaataaaaatgaaaattttatttttaaaaataaattagaaaaatatgttaggaacaaacaagaaaaaaaaaattatttcagatatttcagagagggagagagtataCATTTAGCATTaacattatttaaatttgaaatgtttattgattaatttatataaaaaagagaCTAGAATACAAAAAACAGATATAATCGGATGGTTAAACTTCTTCCTTTTAAGTGTTTATTActtgattctctctctcttttttgttTATTGGATTGCATTTTCCTAAAAAATATAAGGGGTGGAACTGTAGAGTATTAATGCATTGGAGTTTGCAGAAAGCAAAGTCCCTTAAACCTCATGTCATCATTGAAAATTTGCAGATGTGGGCCCCCCCTCCCATACCTTGATTTTTTTGTAACAAGCTTGCCTCACCCTAGTTTTCAGTACGAGTGAAGAAAGGATCCTATACTAACCGGGAGaatttttactccctccgtcccacgaaaaGTCCCACGAAAAGTGGtgcgtatttctttttgggttgtcccatcgAAAGTGgtgtatttccttttttggcaaaaattagataccccttatttttccttaatcactctcttattacattctctctcctattttatcactttattatcttctctctcctacacacttaaaacaataatctacaactctttaaatctcgtgcccaaaataaatgcaccactttacgcgggacgaagggagtactataaatgagatattcaatatttttataaaataaactaaatataattatacataaaaatttatggAATAGAGTAACACCTTTGCCTTTTGGTACACCACCTACTTAATTTCTGTATAGAtatatttagggttaattgcatcaaaatacctgatttttttccaaaatttggttttttgacaaattttttaattgtagTAAAAaatttagctacgtttcaatttattgcaatgttcgtcccgcgtatattttcggtcaaatccattcatttccggctaatttattttagctatgtttcaatttattgcaatgaatttgagacgacaatgtttcattacccggcacgacatgccacctaagctttacggaggtccacctcagcatggatttgaccaaaaatatacgcgggacggacattgcaataaattgaaacgtagctaaaaatTTTGCTacattaaaaagtttgtcaaaaaaccaaattttgggaaaatgtcagatattttgatgcaattaacccatttATTTATCCCCGATGATCTCCAAAACTGTAAAgaggaaaaataaaaagtacATTGATAATTTCTACTAAAATTGTgcatttatcttttatttcaaTGAAATTCAATCCGATGAGATAGAATTATTATGGTGTATGTCAGAGTCAAGATGCAAAGAAGGAGCTGCAACCTGCAAGTGCACCATTACTCAGCAATTTGGGGCAGGTAGGGGGATGCCCTGCCCGAAATACCTAACCCTCAACCACACCCCAACTATTTAATTCTGCATTAACTTAATCATTGTTTGCCATTATTTTAAAAGTGTTTTACTAATTCTAGTTATCGGCAACTTCTCAAATGTATTGCAAACATGCTTATAACTTGGTAAGAGATGAATACGAACCAATATCCGAAGTTGGTGATTATATTTTCGTTTTCATTATTTAAAATAGTTACTGTGTTAATGATAAAATTATCCACTTTTGctagttatttttataaaaatatatagagAATTTTCACTTAAAAGtgaataacaaaaaaatatttaaatatgacAAAAATGGGTGGCATCTCAAGCTCATGctggaaaacaaaaaaaaaaattaatttattattgaagatattaaaaaacaaaaaggtGAATTACCAAAATTGATGTGATATTTAAGGGCATTTCCTttgcataattgataaaatatactataattgagtattttttatctttaatagTAGGATTTTTTCAATTTCACATTTTTAATGAGATagatataatactccctccgtcccgcgaagcgtgacctactttcctttttgggttgtcccacgaagcttgacctgtttccaaaaatggtaaaaattttaccctttattcaccttttcactttttcacctaccacacttaacacacaaaatatcaatttcttaatttccgtgccgaaaaaaaatgggtcacgcttcatgggacggagggagtacgaaATTgacttaaataatataaatgatCAAAGGCTTTgagatatactccctctgtcccaataatGTCCCAAAAAAATAGAACAcgcaaattaagaaaatttcgATAAAGTAATAaagagataaaataaatgacCAGAGAAATATAAAGAGCAATGAAAagtaagaaaaagataaaataaataagataatAGATAGAGATAATAgagtaaaataaattattacctTTTTGAGTtggaatattataaatattccatc includes these proteins:
- the LOC131023178 gene encoding uncharacterized protein LOC131023178, translating into MIIDEENGPISNRARKQNIRSCKVGIMPSQVMSVRSVAREPSSSFGPEDHAGLVHPHDDALVLSVDVAYCTVHRIFVDLGSALNIIYKDRLIAMALDATLKLLGNLLYDFTGESILPLGSLELPMTWGKEWASRTRILKILVVDFPKPSYNIIIGRPALNAFQAVISMYHLKMKFSLENDRVGGVIGSQITSKEWCFVKSLTAPVGSKRTQSWQGGPAEKIARAGGSSGNTAKQAEIEEIGRFPEKQPMISTDDRCMLMELFPGKTGFTTRVGTEMSPSLKKKMIECLRRNADVFAFTTVDLKGIDRTLAEHRLNVDPAKKPVIQKIRHFGPKNDAAIREQVKALLQAGHIVEVLYPVWLSNAVMVEKKEKEWRMCVDYRDLNAACPKDCYPLPRIDHLVDSTAVCELLSMMDAFQGYHQISMHPEDIAKIAFTVCCGVFGFARKPFGLKNARVTYQRMMDTIFQNQIGRIMSVYVNDMMVQSRAATSHPSDLEEVFKVIPQNRLMLNPKKCTFGVRTGKFLGYRVTP